Proteins encoded by one window of Chryseobacterium foetidum:
- a CDS encoding sigma-54-dependent transcriptional regulator codes for MQKILIVEDEKAISGVLHSILSDELTEYEFVIAEDGLEGIKHIEKEDFALVISDIKMPKLSGTELLKQSMALKPESTFIMISGHADIDSAVSCLKDGAYDFISKPIDINRLITSVKNALVKETLKKENKNLQNENKTLKKKVNKKYQMIGESEPLKKIQEMIEKVAVSDARVLITGPNGAGKELVAHAIHNLSERSRGPMVEVNCAAIPSELIESELFGHVKGSFTGAIKDKQGKFEQANNGTIFLDEIGDMSLIAQAKVLRALQESKVSPVGSDKEIKVDVRVLAATNKNMAKEIEAGRFREDLYHRLSVIEIYVPPLDERKEDIKLLVDHFSGLISDEHGTALKKFDDSAIKALEALSWTGNIRELRNVVERLIILGGTTVSQEDVASFVRK; via the coding sequence ATGCAAAAAATCCTTATCGTAGAAGACGAAAAAGCTATTTCCGGAGTACTTCACAGTATTCTTTCTGATGAACTGACCGAATATGAATTTGTGATTGCCGAAGACGGTCTCGAAGGAATTAAACATATTGAAAAAGAAGATTTTGCACTGGTAATTTCTGATATCAAAATGCCAAAATTATCAGGTACGGAACTTCTGAAACAAAGCATGGCGCTGAAACCTGAGAGCACTTTTATTATGATTTCCGGTCATGCCGATATCGATTCTGCCGTTTCCTGTCTGAAAGATGGAGCTTACGATTTTATTTCAAAGCCTATCGACATCAACAGACTGATTACAAGTGTGAAAAACGCTTTGGTTAAAGAAACACTTAAAAAAGAAAATAAAAATCTTCAGAACGAAAACAAAACGCTTAAAAAGAAAGTCAACAAAAAATACCAGATGATCGGTGAGTCTGAACCTTTAAAAAAGATTCAGGAAATGATTGAAAAGGTAGCTGTTTCTGATGCAAGAGTTTTGATTACAGGTCCCAACGGAGCAGGTAAAGAACTTGTAGCTCACGCTATTCACAATTTGAGCGAAAGATCAAGAGGTCCGATGGTGGAAGTAAACTGTGCTGCAATTCCATCTGAACTGATTGAATCTGAACTTTTCGGTCACGTAAAAGGTTCATTTACCGGAGCTATAAAAGATAAACAAGGTAAATTTGAACAGGCCAATAACGGAACAATTTTCCTGGACGAAATCGGTGATATGAGTTTAATTGCTCAGGCCAAAGTGTTGAGAGCTTTGCAGGAAAGCAAAGTTTCGCCGGTAGGAAGCGACAAAGAAATCAAGGTGGATGTGAGAGTGCTTGCAGCAACCAATAAAAATATGGCAAAGGAAATCGAAGCCGGAAGATTCAGAGAAGATTTGTACCACAGACTTTCTGTAATTGAAATCTACGTTCCGCCTTTGGATGAGAGAAAAGAAGATATCAAGCTTTTAGTAGACCATTTCTCGGGATTAATTTCTGATGAGCACGGAACTGCTTTGAAAAAATTCGATGATTCGGCGATCAAGGCTCTGGAAGCACTTTCGTGGACAGGAAATATCCGTGAGTTGAGAAACGTGGTGGAAAGATTAATTATTCTTGGTGGAACGACCGTTTCGCAGGAAGACGTTGCAAGTTTTGTGAGAAAATAA
- a CDS encoding MATE family efflux transporter, whose product MNFLNKNYTKEALTLALPVMLTQVGQVSVNLFDNIIVGRLLGADALASVSLGNAVFFSMFVLALGFSFAIPPLVSEAHSQHDHKTINSVFSHGFVINMTVGIILMLVLFAGMPLLYHSGQPAKIIPDTADFLWIMAISIVPFMAFQTLREVSEGLSYTIGVTKATIIANVINIVLNYVFIKGLWIFPEMGVKGSALASLIARIFMVIFLYFVLIKEPKTRQYIKDFSLKIQVFSKNMFEKMVRLGFPTALQMFFEVTAFAAAAFICGLISAHDIASHQIALSMASFTFNLCIGFSVASTVMIGRKLGEQNFIELRKIGINNLKISFLFMCLCGLFFIVGRDILPTFFTKPEEVEVILLASKLLIIAALFQLSDGIQVTALGMLRGLQDVKVPSIYTFIAYWLITIPLGYFLCVTMKMGAFGMWIALGLGLTISAAMLVKRFLNLSAKRIKQNKL is encoded by the coding sequence ATGAACTTTTTAAATAAAAATTACACGAAAGAGGCCCTCACACTGGCTCTTCCGGTAATGCTTACTCAGGTTGGGCAGGTTTCTGTAAACCTTTTTGACAATATTATAGTAGGGAGACTTTTGGGAGCCGACGCGCTGGCTTCAGTTTCACTGGGTAATGCCGTATTTTTCTCGATGTTTGTTTTGGCATTGGGTTTTTCGTTTGCCATTCCACCATTGGTTTCGGAGGCGCATTCTCAGCATGATCATAAAACAATCAATTCGGTTTTCAGTCATGGTTTTGTGATCAACATGACCGTCGGAATTATTCTGATGCTTGTTCTTTTTGCGGGCATGCCACTGCTCTATCACTCCGGTCAGCCGGCGAAGATCATTCCTGACACGGCAGATTTCCTGTGGATTATGGCCATCAGTATTGTTCCATTTATGGCGTTTCAGACTTTAAGAGAAGTTTCTGAAGGTTTGTCTTATACCATTGGAGTAACGAAAGCTACAATTATCGCCAATGTAATCAACATTGTTCTCAATTACGTTTTCATTAAAGGACTTTGGATTTTCCCTGAAATGGGTGTGAAAGGTTCGGCGTTGGCGAGTTTGATTGCCAGAATTTTCATGGTTATTTTCCTGTATTTTGTCCTGATTAAAGAACCGAAAACAAGACAGTACATCAAAGATTTTTCACTGAAAATACAGGTTTTTTCAAAGAATATGTTTGAAAAAATGGTAAGATTAGGCTTTCCCACTGCCCTGCAGATGTTCTTTGAAGTAACGGCTTTCGCAGCGGCAGCTTTCATCTGTGGATTGATTTCCGCTCACGACATTGCCTCGCACCAGATTGCGCTGAGCATGGCATCATTTACTTTTAATCTCTGTATCGGTTTCAGTGTGGCGTCAACTGTAATGATTGGACGAAAACTTGGCGAACAGAACTTCATAGAATTAAGAAAAATAGGAATCAACAATCTGAAAATTTCCTTTCTTTTCATGTGTCTTTGTGGATTGTTTTTTATTGTCGGAAGAGATATTCTGCCTACGTTTTTCACAAAACCTGAAGAAGTGGAAGTGATTTTACTCGCTTCAAAACTGCTGATTATCGCTGCCCTTTTCCAGCTTTCAGACGGAATTCAGGTGACGGCTTTGGGAATGCTGAGAGGTTTGCAGGATGTAAAAGTGCCTTCTATCTACACCTTCATCGCCTACTGGCTGATTACAATTCCCTTGGGATATTTTCTCTGTGTGACGATGAAAATGGGTGCCTTCGGAATGTGGATTGCACTCGGATTGGGTTTAACAATTTCAGCAGCGATGCTCGTCAAACGTTTTCTCAATTTATCTGCAAAGCGGATTAAACAAAATAAATTATAA
- a CDS encoding HU family DNA-binding protein, whose translation MPVQYSLSEKGNPADQSAPKKFYATAKATGEVTFRSLSKEIAGGSTTVSDTDVLAVLNDLSKALAKHLSEGRIVRFGDFGSFSMRLSSEGAESAEKFNSSMIKAPKITFRPGIDLREMLAVTKFEKAK comes from the coding sequence ATGCCAGTACAGTATTCACTAAGCGAAAAAGGAAATCCGGCAGATCAGTCTGCACCCAAAAAATTCTATGCGACTGCAAAAGCGACAGGTGAAGTGACCTTCAGAAGCCTGAGCAAAGAGATTGCAGGAGGTTCCACTACCGTGAGCGACACCGATGTTTTAGCCGTTTTAAATGATTTAAGTAAGGCTCTTGCAAAGCATCTGTCCGAAGGAAGAATTGTGAGATTTGGTGATTTTGGTTCTTTCAGTATGCGACTGAGCAGCGAAGGAGCAGAAAGCGCTGAAAAGTTTAATTCATCAATGATTAAAGCGCCAAAAATAACTTTCCGTCCCGGAATAGACTTGCGGGAAATGCTCGCTGTAACGAAGTTTGAAAAAGCTAAGTAA
- a CDS encoding glutathione peroxidase — MKKMFIMLLSFVAFINSCAQKKSETSKTKTKELMGKSIYDYKVDALEEGKTINFADFKGKKILIVNTASECGFTPQYKDLEQISKEYGDKLVVVGFPANNFGGQEPGTNVEIGAFCEKNYGVTFPLAAKVSVKGDDMAPIFKFLTEKDLNGVKDNDILWNFTKFLVDENGKLIGSFKSDVKPTDEAIVKYLK, encoded by the coding sequence ATGAAAAAGATGTTTATTATGCTGCTTTCATTTGTGGCATTCATCAACAGCTGCGCTCAGAAAAAGTCTGAGACTTCAAAAACCAAAACCAAAGAACTTATGGGAAAATCAATTTACGATTACAAAGTAGATGCCCTTGAAGAAGGCAAAACCATCAATTTCGCAGACTTTAAAGGAAAGAAAATCCTGATTGTCAACACCGCATCAGAATGTGGATTTACGCCACAGTACAAAGATTTGGAACAAATTTCAAAAGAATATGGCGATAAATTGGTCGTAGTAGGATTTCCTGCCAACAATTTCGGCGGACAGGAGCCTGGAACCAACGTAGAAATCGGCGCTTTTTGTGAGAAAAACTATGGTGTAACTTTCCCTTTGGCTGCGAAGGTTTCAGTGAAGGGCGACGATATGGCTCCCATCTTTAAGTTTCTTACAGAAAAAGATTTAAACGGAGTGAAAGACAACGATATCCTATGGAACTTTACCAAGTTTTTAGTAGACGAAAACGGTAAGCTTATCGGCTCTTTTAAAAGTGATGTGAAGCCTACTGATGAGGCAATTGTGAAGTATTTGAAATAA
- a CDS encoding outer membrane lipoprotein-sorting protein, which translates to MKKILLIFVLIFSQNIFAQTAKEIIDKNIELSGGLTQWKLLNSVLLQGKVILGVKDEYPIKIYQSRPNLTKTAITIGGKETAIEGYDGNKGYAMNYAANKLQEYKEYVAESFDNDFIDWENKGFEAKYLGKEKIGNIYCHKVELTKNVNKNIYYFDTKNFMLLKEIKKDDTLMYSDYKKVGNLMMPFRIESSSDKKDGDYVMILNKVEINKVFPANTFKF; encoded by the coding sequence ATGAAGAAAATTCTTTTAATATTCGTCCTGATATTTTCACAAAACATTTTCGCTCAGACTGCTAAGGAGATCATTGATAAAAATATCGAACTGTCGGGCGGATTAACGCAATGGAAACTTCTGAATTCTGTTTTGCTTCAGGGGAAAGTGATTTTGGGTGTGAAAGATGAATATCCGATTAAAATCTATCAGTCACGTCCCAATTTAACAAAAACTGCCATCACCATCGGCGGCAAGGAAACGGCGATTGAAGGCTACGACGGCAACAAAGGCTATGCAATGAATTACGCTGCCAACAAGCTTCAGGAGTACAAAGAATATGTGGCTGAGAGTTTCGACAACGACTTTATCGATTGGGAAAATAAAGGTTTTGAAGCTAAATATTTAGGAAAGGAAAAAATCGGGAATATCTACTGCCACAAAGTGGAACTGACTAAAAATGTGAACAAAAACATCTATTATTTCGACACCAAAAACTTCATGCTTTTGAAAGAAATAAAAAAAGATGACACTTTAATGTACTCAGATTACAAAAAGGTAGGAAATTTGATGATGCCTTTCAGAATTGAATCGTCCAGCGACAAAAAAGACGGAGACTATGTGATGATTCTCAACAAGGTGGAAATCAACAAAGTCTTTCCTGCCAATACTTTTAAATTTTAA
- the kdsB gene encoding 3-deoxy-manno-octulosonate cytidylyltransferase, whose protein sequence is MKIIAVIPARYEASRFPAKLMQILGEKTVITTTYQNVVETGLFDEVFVATDSELIFNEIEKNGGKAVMTGQHETGSDRIAEAVQNIDCDIVINVQGDEPFLKLEPLQQLIEVFKEDENQEISLASLKIKLHEKEEIENPNNVKVITDNNGFALYFSRSVIPFHREISYDVDYFKHIGVYAFRKHALIQFSKLEMKPLEISEKIECIRYLEYGMKIKLIETNFVGVGIDTPEDLEKARKLI, encoded by the coding sequence ATGAAAATTATTGCAGTCATTCCCGCTCGCTACGAAGCAAGCCGTTTTCCGGCAAAACTGATGCAGATTTTAGGTGAAAAAACCGTGATTACAACGACTTACCAAAACGTTGTTGAAACAGGTCTTTTTGATGAAGTATTTGTGGCAACAGATTCTGAATTGATCTTTAATGAAATCGAAAAAAACGGCGGAAAAGCAGTAATGACAGGACAGCACGAAACCGGAAGCGACCGTATTGCCGAAGCTGTACAGAATATCGACTGCGACATCGTCATCAATGTTCAGGGGGACGAACCTTTTTTAAAACTTGAACCTTTACAGCAATTAATCGAAGTATTTAAAGAAGATGAAAATCAGGAAATTTCTTTAGCTTCATTAAAAATAAAACTTCACGAAAAAGAAGAAATCGAAAATCCGAATAACGTAAAGGTTATTACTGATAACAATGGTTTTGCGCTTTATTTCAGCCGTTCTGTAATTCCTTTTCATCGGGAAATTTCATACGATGTAGATTATTTCAAGCATATCGGAGTTTATGCTTTCAGAAAACATGCTTTGATTCAGTTCTCTAAGCTGGAAATGAAACCTCTGGAAATCTCCGAAAAAATAGAGTGCATCCGCTATCTCGAATACGGAATGAAAATTAAATTGATCGAAACTAATTTTGTCGGTGTAGGTATTGATACGCCGGAAGATCTGGAAAAAGCAAGGAAATTGATTTGA
- a CDS encoding peptidylprolyl isomerase, with the protein MNVEKETYESLDNGLYANLQTTKGNMIVKLEDKKAPVTVANFVGLAEGKIDNKAKAKGVPYYDGTIFHRVIKDFMIQGGDPQGTGMGDPGYKFEDEKNDLKHTGKGVLSMANSGPNTNGSQFFITEVATPWLDGRHTIFGKVVKGLETVDTIANVEKGAQDKPKTDVVLEKVGIFSKGDEYKNYDAAKTFNEGKSKIAANNKAMAEKAEAEANKNLEGLKAGMQKTESGLYYKITKTTTGATPKVGDNVSVHYAGKLVNGTEFDSSFKRNEPIEIPIGMGRVIKGWDEGILLLKEGETATLLIPPAMGYGANGAGGVIPPNAWLIFDVELVKIK; encoded by the coding sequence ATGAACGTAGAAAAAGAAACTTACGAAAGTCTTGATAACGGACTTTATGCTAATCTTCAGACAACGAAAGGTAACATGATCGTGAAGTTGGAAGATAAAAAAGCACCGGTAACTGTTGCCAACTTTGTTGGTCTTGCAGAAGGAAAAATTGATAACAAAGCGAAAGCGAAAGGCGTTCCTTACTATGACGGAACTATTTTCCACAGAGTGATCAAAGACTTTATGATCCAGGGCGGTGATCCTCAGGGAACCGGAATGGGAGATCCTGGCTACAAGTTTGAAGACGAGAAAAACGACCTTAAACATACAGGAAAAGGTGTACTTTCTATGGCGAACTCTGGTCCGAACACCAATGGTTCTCAGTTTTTCATCACTGAGGTGGCAACACCTTGGTTAGACGGAAGACACACTATTTTTGGTAAAGTAGTAAAAGGTCTTGAGACTGTAGATACTATTGCAAACGTAGAAAAAGGTGCTCAGGATAAGCCTAAAACGGATGTTGTCCTCGAGAAAGTTGGTATTTTCAGCAAGGGGGATGAGTATAAAAACTACGATGCTGCAAAAACTTTTAATGAAGGTAAATCTAAAATTGCTGCCAACAACAAAGCAATGGCTGAAAAAGCTGAAGCAGAAGCCAATAAAAATCTGGAAGGTTTAAAAGCGGGAATGCAGAAAACTGAATCAGGACTTTATTATAAAATCACCAAAACTACAACGGGAGCTACTCCGAAAGTTGGTGATAATGTTTCTGTGCATTATGCAGGAAAACTGGTTAACGGAACTGAATTCGATTCTTCATTCAAAAGAAATGAGCCTATCGAAATTCCTATCGGGATGGGTAGAGTAATCAAAGGTTGGGACGAAGGAATCCTTTTGTTAAAAGAAGGTGAAACTGCCACATTATTGATTCCGCCGGCGATGGGTTACGGTGCAAACGGTGCAGGAGGTGTTATTCCACCAAATGCATGGTTGATTTTCGATGTTGAATTGGTTAAAATTAAATAA
- a CDS encoding FKBP-type peptidyl-prolyl cis-trans isomerase, translating into MKKLVILSVLAFVGCKRNTTVYPPVGGVLSQSDLKTSKERTKNLNTLERQQIQEWISGQKTKFYPTKLNYWVNVDGFDDRKKQVDDVAVSYSYELYDFDMTRIYEKAFTRENARFGHFDELKAVENALRYMKAGEEITLLVPSSLAYGTFGDQNKIDNDVPLIIKLKSI; encoded by the coding sequence TTGAAAAAATTAGTAATTCTATCGGTTTTGGCTTTTGTTGGCTGCAAGAGAAATACAACAGTTTATCCTCCGGTAGGCGGGGTTCTGAGCCAGTCTGACCTTAAAACTTCTAAAGAGAGAACCAAAAATCTCAATACTTTAGAAAGACAACAGATTCAGGAGTGGATTTCAGGTCAGAAAACAAAATTTTATCCTACAAAATTGAATTATTGGGTAAATGTTGATGGTTTTGATGACAGAAAGAAACAGGTAGATGATGTTGCGGTGTCTTATTCTTATGAGCTTTACGATTTTGATATGACAAGAATTTATGAGAAAGCTTTTACAAGAGAAAACGCAAGGTTTGGTCATTTTGATGAACTGAAAGCTGTAGAAAACGCACTGAGATATATGAAAGCGGGAGAGGAGATTACTCTTCTTGTACCTTCTTCACTGGCTTATGGCACTTTCGGTGATCAAAATAAAATTGATAATGATGTTCCTTTAATTATAAAACTGAAATCAATATAA
- a CDS encoding branched-chain amino acid aminotransferase: protein MIIQKTENSRISTFDPSNFSFGNVFADHMVICEYENGKWGDVKVVPYGPIPFTPAMMGVNYGQACFEGMKAYKDKDGQVFLFRPEKNFERINKSAKRLAMPEVTEEMFLDGLKALVNIDREWIPQGEGNSLYIRPLIFATEEALKARVANKYMFAIVATPAKMYYTEPVSVKISDHYSRAASGGVGSAKAAGNYAASFYPTQLAIEEGYDQIIWTDDATHEYFEESGTMNVFVRINDTIYTPPTSEKILDGVTRDSFIQLAKKRGFEVKVEPIKVKDVVAAQKDGTLKEVWGVGTAVVTTVFQALGYQGEKLELPRLSDEESFAITLKNDLVNLQTNLTEDPFGWRVLVEKNVLETV from the coding sequence ATGATAATTCAAAAGACAGAAAACTCCAGAATTTCAACATTCGACCCTAGTAACTTTTCATTCGGAAATGTTTTCGCTGATCACATGGTGATTTGTGAGTACGAGAATGGAAAATGGGGTGATGTGAAAGTGGTTCCTTACGGTCCGATTCCTTTTACTCCGGCGATGATGGGAGTAAATTACGGACAGGCTTGTTTTGAAGGTATGAAAGCCTATAAAGACAAAGACGGACAGGTTTTCCTTTTCAGGCCCGAAAAGAATTTTGAGCGTATCAATAAATCTGCAAAGCGTCTTGCAATGCCGGAAGTAACAGAAGAAATGTTTCTTGACGGATTGAAAGCTTTGGTAAATATCGACAGAGAATGGATTCCACAAGGTGAAGGTAATTCTTTATATATAAGACCTTTAATTTTTGCCACAGAGGAAGCTCTGAAAGCAAGAGTTGCCAATAAATATATGTTTGCAATCGTGGCTACACCGGCAAAAATGTATTACACAGAACCGGTTTCGGTTAAAATTTCAGACCACTATTCAAGAGCGGCAAGCGGTGGTGTAGGTTCTGCAAAAGCAGCAGGAAACTATGCAGCTTCTTTCTATCCAACTCAGTTGGCGATTGAAGAAGGTTACGACCAGATTATCTGGACAGACGATGCTACCCACGAATACTTTGAGGAAAGTGGAACGATGAATGTTTTTGTAAGAATCAACGATACAATTTATACCCCACCAACTTCAGAGAAAATTTTGGATGGTGTTACCAGAGACAGCTTCATTCAGTTGGCAAAAAAGAGAGGTTTTGAAGTGAAAGTTGAGCCAATTAAAGTGAAAGACGTTGTTGCTGCACAGAAAGACGGAACTTTAAAGGAGGTTTGGGGTGTAGGAACAGCAGTAGTTACCACAGTTTTCCAGGCTTTGGGATACCAGGGTGAGAAGCTTGAATTGCCAAGACTTTCAGATGAGGAGAGTTTTGCTATTACCTTAAAAAATGATTTGGTAAATCTACAGACCAATCTTACGGAAGATCCTTTCGGATGGAGAGTTTTGGTAGAGAAAAACGTTCTTGAGACAGTGTAA
- the mnmD gene encoding tRNA (5-methylaminomethyl-2-thiouridine)(34)-methyltransferase MnmD has protein sequence MKREVKTTNDGSKTLFINELNENYHSHHGALQEAEHVFIKNGLNLINDCEINILELGFGTGLNVLVTINEYLKTDKNHKINYFTLEKYPINESEINDLAYFELFDNTELKNIYQKIHQTDWENLNEIIPGFHLKKIKCDFFELKDIDLPKINLVYFDCFGARVQPDLWEMPLFELVSDKMDVNGLLTTYSSKGSVRRILKELNFNVEKKQGPPGKREMINAWKI, from the coding sequence ATGAAAAGAGAAGTCAAGACAACAAATGACGGAAGTAAAACATTGTTTATCAATGAATTGAATGAAAACTACCATTCACATCATGGTGCACTACAAGAAGCGGAACACGTGTTTATTAAAAATGGATTAAATTTAATAAATGATTGCGAAATTAATATTTTAGAACTCGGTTTTGGCACAGGTTTGAATGTTTTGGTTACAATTAATGAATATTTAAAAACTGATAAAAATCATAAGATTAATTATTTTACGCTTGAAAAATATCCGATAAATGAATCCGAAATTAATGATTTGGCGTATTTCGAACTTTTTGATAACACAGAATTAAAAAACATTTATCAAAAAATTCATCAGACAGATTGGGAAAATTTAAATGAAATTATTCCCGGATTTCATTTAAAAAAGATAAAATGTGACTTCTTTGAGCTGAAAGACATAGACTTACCAAAAATAAACCTTGTTTATTTTGATTGTTTTGGTGCAAGAGTACAGCCCGATCTTTGGGAAATGCCTTTGTTTGAGCTGGTTTCAGACAAAATGGATGTGAACGGATTGTTAACAACCTATTCCTCCAAAGGAAGTGTGAGGAGGATTCTGAAAGAACTCAATTTTAATGTGGAAAAAAAACAGGGGCCTCCTGGAAAACGTGAGATGATTAATGCGTGGAAGATTTAG
- a CDS encoding NUDIX domain-containing protein — protein MVDKINVRVYACTVKDKKVLTLFEEYAGEPLMKLPGGGLELGEGLTDCLHREFDEELNVKIEIIDHFYTQEHFLTSRFRENEQLLTVYYLVKIINEEDFLIMDPCIERTEWIDIDRPDNPFPLPVDKIVFDKLKEKFL, from the coding sequence ATGGTAGATAAAATCAATGTGCGGGTGTACGCCTGTACCGTGAAAGATAAAAAAGTACTTACATTATTTGAAGAATATGCCGGTGAGCCTTTGATGAAACTTCCCGGAGGTGGACTTGAATTAGGTGAAGGACTCACCGACTGCCTTCACCGAGAATTTGATGAAGAGCTAAACGTGAAAATTGAAATTATTGATCACTTCTATACCCAGGAACATTTTCTGACTTCAAGATTTCGGGAAAATGAACAGCTTTTAACAGTATATTATTTGGTGAAAATTATAAATGAGGAAGATTTTCTAATCATGGATCCCTGTATAGAAAGAACAGAATGGATAGATATTGACAGACCAGACAACCCTTTCCCACTTCCCGTAGACAAAATTGTTTTTGATAAATTAAAAGAAAAATTCCTGTAA
- a CDS encoding DUF4294 domain-containing protein, with translation MILNKVFFPFLIFFAISVHAQIGDTLGIRPLSQYPQDQLKVDEYGQKYFYDERQKAKIYEINGETVVIMDELRLVNRPKFNNQLDKNFYLFLNKKLYRVYPLFLTALQQYRDIQADMQDMDSAAKRKFVKDRQNMLADQYEKQLRDLTTTEGQVFAKLMSRATGKNVFEVIKELRGGWSAFWWNVKGKVADIDLKEKYNPHKNRTDEFLESLLQSNWNSGYLQPYPGAKDFKSPR, from the coding sequence ATGATTTTAAATAAAGTTTTCTTCCCTTTTCTTATTTTTTTTGCCATATCTGTCCACGCTCAAATCGGTGATACTTTGGGAATCAGACCATTAAGTCAATATCCTCAGGATCAGTTAAAAGTTGATGAATACGGACAGAAATATTTTTATGACGAAAGACAAAAAGCTAAGATTTACGAGATTAACGGGGAGACTGTAGTCATCATGGATGAATTGAGATTGGTCAACAGACCAAAATTCAATAATCAATTGGATAAGAATTTTTATCTGTTCCTGAATAAGAAACTGTACCGCGTTTATCCTCTATTCCTCACGGCTCTTCAACAATATCGGGATATTCAGGCGGACATGCAGGATATGGATTCTGCTGCCAAACGAAAATTTGTGAAAGACCGTCAAAATATGCTGGCAGACCAATATGAAAAACAGCTAAGGGATTTGACGACAACAGAAGGTCAGGTTTTTGCAAAACTGATGAGCCGTGCCACCGGAAAAAATGTATTTGAAGTAATCAAGGAATTACGTGGCGGGTGGAGTGCTTTTTGGTGGAATGTAAAAGGTAAAGTGGCAGATATTGATTTGAAAGAAAAATACAATCCACATAAAAACAGAACAGATGAGTTTTTAGAATCCTTGCTTCAATCCAACTGGAACTCGGGTTATTTACAACCTTATCCTGGTGCTAAAGATTTTAAATCTCCGCGATAA
- the chrP gene encoding chryseobasin maturation metalloprotease ChrP: MKFEKKSLKFLEQYLNTSSPTGYEHKGQEVWMNYIKPYVDKIEVDHYGTCYGIINPEAEFKVVIEAHADEISWYVNYITDDGLIYVIRNGGSDQTIAPSKVVSIHGEKGIVKGVFGWPAIHTRSANQNEPTPKIENIFIDCGAISKEEVEELGIHVGCMITYPDEFFEMNDRYFVCRALDNRIGGFMIAEVAKLLKENKKTLPFGLYITNSVQEEVGLYGADMIADTIKPNIAIVTDVTHDTTTPMIEKKKEGDQKCGDGPVVFFAPSVHHKIRELIIDTAKSKNIPYQRAAASRATGTDTDAFAHSNGGVPSALISLPLRYMHTTVEMVSKEDVGNVIKLIYETLLEIKPEIKLKYH; encoded by the coding sequence ATGAAATTCGAAAAGAAATCTCTAAAGTTTTTAGAACAATATCTCAACACATCATCCCCTACAGGCTACGAACATAAAGGTCAGGAAGTCTGGATGAATTACATTAAACCATACGTCGACAAAATTGAAGTTGATCATTACGGAACCTGCTACGGCATTATAAATCCTGAAGCCGAATTCAAAGTAGTGATTGAAGCTCATGCCGATGAAATTTCATGGTATGTCAATTATATCACAGATGACGGATTAATTTACGTGATCAGAAACGGAGGTTCAGACCAGACAATAGCTCCTTCAAAAGTAGTAAGCATTCATGGTGAAAAAGGTATTGTAAAAGGTGTTTTCGGATGGCCGGCAATTCACACAAGAAGTGCCAATCAAAACGAACCTACACCAAAAATTGAAAATATTTTTATCGATTGCGGCGCCATTTCGAAAGAAGAAGTTGAAGAGTTGGGAATTCATGTTGGCTGTATGATCACTTACCCTGACGAGTTTTTTGAAATGAACGACCGTTATTTTGTCTGCCGTGCTTTAGACAACAGAATTGGCGGTTTCATGATTGCTGAAGTTGCAAAACTTTTAAAGGAAAACAAAAAAACACTTCCTTTCGGTTTATATATTACCAATTCAGTCCAGGAAGAAGTTGGTTTGTACGGTGCAGATATGATTGCCGATACCATCAAACCAAACATCGCCATCGTAACAGACGTAACGCACGACACAACGACCCCGATGATTGAAAAGAAAAAAGAAGGCGATCAAAAATGCGGTGATGGTCCGGTGGTATTTTTTGCGCCAAGTGTGCATCATAAAATCAGAGAACTAATCATTGATACAGCGAAGTCTAAAAATATTCCATACCAAAGAGCTGCCGCAAGCCGTGCCACAGGAACTGATACCGATGCTTTTGCCCATTCCAACGGCGGTGTACCGAGCGCATTAATTTCCTTACCTTTGCGCTACATGCATACAACAGTGGAAATGGTTTCTAAAGAAGACGTTGGAAATGTAATTAAACTGATCTACGAAACTCTTTTGGAAATTAAACCTGAAATAAAACTGAAGTATCATTAA